A window of the Acidovorax sp. YS12 genome harbors these coding sequences:
- a CDS encoding type IV pilus secretin PilQ — translation MINKNTSRMLTRCAAAVGLFALGAMPFSAWAQNKIQSIAGALQGGTEIVRVELAEPLSVLPTGFAIQAPARIALDIPNATNSLGKTLVDVNQGNLKTINVVEGGERARLVLNLKQPTSYKAELQGKVLLIILDPVASTASASTATRVGTLFAQDGNNETLPLRDVDFRRSPDGAGRIVVNLPNSQVGVDLRQEGKGLVVDFLHSSLPEGLRRKLDVADFGTPVQVVTTAQQGDRVRMHVESAGEWEHNAYQSDTQFVVEVRQKKVDLNKLTQGPGFNGEKLSLNFQNIEVRSLLQVIADFTNFNIVTSDTVTGSLTLRLKDVPWDQALQIVMDSKGLGMRKTGSVLWIAPKDEIDERAKKDYEAIQAIQKLEPLRTEAFQLNYAKASDLALRLTASAPGSATGGNRVRFLTERGSAIAEPRTNQLFVTDTPSKLEEIRALLAKLDIPVRQVLIEARIVEARETFGRSLGVRLGASDLRANRGGDGGYALGNGGNRVAWGTDYGNAVGSSGAGGTTNPQGNFVNLPATLSSVPTAASFALSIFNSAANRFLTLELSAMEADGKGKVISSPRLITADQTKAIIEQGNEFPTQAFENNTYKILWKKAVLKLEVTPQITPEGNIIMDLDITRDNRGDITPWGISVNTRHVQTQVLVENGGTVAIGGVFEMEETNTENKVPVLGDVPVVGNLFKSQTKEAEKRELLIFVTPKVVTDRVAAN, via the coding sequence ATGATCAATAAAAATACAAGCCGTATGCTTACGCGCTGCGCTGCTGCCGTTGGTTTATTTGCCTTGGGTGCAATGCCTTTTTCTGCGTGGGCGCAGAATAAAATCCAGTCTATTGCAGGTGCACTGCAAGGCGGTACGGAGATTGTTCGTGTCGAGTTGGCGGAGCCTTTGAGTGTGCTTCCCACGGGTTTTGCAATCCAAGCGCCTGCGCGCATCGCCTTGGATATCCCGAATGCAACGAACTCCCTGGGCAAGACCTTGGTGGATGTCAACCAGGGAAACTTGAAAACCATCAACGTCGTTGAAGGTGGCGAGCGTGCCCGCCTTGTACTGAATTTGAAACAGCCGACTTCGTACAAGGCTGAATTGCAAGGCAAAGTGTTGCTGATCATTTTGGATCCTGTAGCCAGCACTGCGAGTGCATCGACGGCAACGCGGGTTGGCACGCTGTTTGCCCAGGATGGCAATAACGAGACTTTGCCTTTGCGTGACGTCGATTTCCGTCGCAGTCCCGATGGCGCAGGGCGTATCGTGGTCAATCTTCCCAATAGCCAGGTCGGAGTTGACTTGCGCCAAGAAGGCAAGGGGTTGGTTGTCGATTTTCTGCACTCTTCTTTGCCTGAAGGGCTGCGCCGTAAATTGGATGTGGCGGACTTTGGTACCCCTGTGCAAGTGGTCACCACGGCGCAGCAGGGCGACAGGGTGCGGATGCATGTGGAGTCTGCGGGAGAGTGGGAGCACAACGCCTACCAAAGTGACACCCAATTTGTGGTAGAGGTGCGGCAGAAGAAGGTTGACCTCAATAAGCTTACCCAGGGACCAGGTTTTAATGGTGAAAAGCTGTCACTGAATTTTCAAAATATTGAAGTTCGCTCTTTGTTGCAGGTAATCGCTGATTTTACCAACTTCAATATTGTGACGTCCGATACGGTCACGGGTTCTTTGACCTTGCGGTTGAAGGACGTCCCTTGGGATCAAGCGCTGCAGATCGTCATGGACTCTAAGGGCTTGGGGATGCGCAAAACAGGGTCTGTGCTCTGGATTGCCCCAAAAGACGAAATTGACGAGCGGGCAAAAAAGGATTACGAGGCCATACAAGCAATTCAAAAGCTTGAGCCCCTGCGTACGGAAGCATTTCAACTGAACTATGCCAAGGCTTCTGACCTTGCTCTGCGTTTGACGGCTTCAGCGCCGGGTTCGGCGACTGGTGGTAACCGTGTTCGTTTTCTTACTGAACGTGGCTCCGCAATTGCAGAGCCGCGCACCAATCAGCTGTTTGTTACGGATACACCAAGCAAACTTGAAGAGATCAGGGCGCTCCTTGCTAAGTTGGATATTCCGGTTCGGCAGGTTTTGATCGAGGCGCGTATCGTTGAGGCACGAGAAACTTTTGGCCGCTCGTTGGGCGTGCGTCTGGGTGCGTCGGACTTACGCGCCAACCGTGGCGGCGATGGAGGCTATGCGCTTGGTAACGGTGGTAACCGGGTTGCGTGGGGTACGGATTACGGCAATGCCGTAGGTTCTAGTGGAGCAGGTGGCACTACCAATCCGCAAGGCAATTTTGTGAACTTGCCGGCGACGCTTTCGAGTGTTCCTACGGCCGCCTCTTTTGCGCTCTCTATTTTTAATTCTGCTGCCAATAGATTCCTCACGCTGGAACTGTCTGCAATGGAGGCGGATGGTAAAGGTAAGGTGATTTCTAGCCCGCGGTTGATTACGGCGGATCAAACAAAGGCGATTATTGAGCAGGGTAACGAGTTTCCGACGCAGGCGTTTGAGAATAATACTTACAAAATCTTGTGGAAGAAGGCTGTATTGAAGCTGGAGGTGACGCCGCAAATCACGCCCGAGGGAAATATTATTATGGATCTTGATATCACGCGAGATAACCGTGGTGATATTACGCCATGGGGTATTTCGGTGAATACGCGCCATGTGCAGACGCAGGTGCTGGTTGAGAACGGCGGAACTGTGGCTATTGGCGGTGTTTTTGAAATGGAAGAAACCAACACGGAAAACAAGGTTCCTGTGCTGGGCGATGTGCCTGTGGTGGGGAATCTTTTCAAGAGTCAAACCAAAGAGGCAGAGAAGCGTGAATTGTTGATTTTTGTGACGCCCAAGGTTGTGACCGATCGCGTCGCTGCAAATTAA
- a CDS encoding pilus assembly protein PilP, which translates to MNRFFKVSLLFGLLALLTACGTSGEEELQEWIAEQRAAARPRVTPLTEPKDFKPQGYGGDGALDPFAAARLTQALRRDSAQIASNAALIAPEMARRKEPLEAFPLDTMAMVGYLDKASGPTALLKVDGLIYPVKLGNYLGLNYGKIVKITENAVQLREIVQDASGDWVERQATLDLQEGKK; encoded by the coding sequence ATGAACCGCTTCTTTAAAGTAAGTTTGCTCTTCGGTTTGCTGGCGCTGCTGACAGCCTGTGGGACGTCTGGAGAAGAGGAGCTGCAGGAATGGATTGCTGAACAGCGGGCAGCTGCCCGGCCACGGGTTACCCCGCTGACGGAGCCTAAAGATTTTAAGCCGCAGGGGTATGGCGGTGACGGGGCGCTGGATCCGTTCGCTGCTGCAAGACTGACCCAAGCATTGCGACGCGATTCAGCGCAGATTGCTTCGAACGCTGCGTTGATTGCACCTGAGATGGCGCGCCGCAAGGAGCCGTTGGAGGCATTTCCTCTGGATACGATGGCTATGGTCGGGTATCTTGACAAAGCGAGCGGGCCGACTGCTTTGTTGAAGGTGGATGGCCTTATTTATCCCGTGAAGCTTGGGAACTACCTTGGATTGAATTACGGGAAGATTGTGAAGATTACCGAAAATGCAGTCCAGCTCCGGGAAATCGTTCAGGATGCATCCGGGGATTGGGTGGAACGTCAGGCAACGCTTGATTTGCAAGAGGGGAAAAAATGA
- a CDS encoding type 4a pilus biogenesis protein PilO, whose product MAKKDKLPSINVAELAQQVQRQFTNLDPKDPSLWPIIPRVFLCAMIAIGVAAALWFTLLSDYEVELEAERAKEATLRDDYQKKLQKAVSLDLLKKQREQIQQYVIQLEKQLPSKAEMAALLSDINQAGLGRSLQFELFRPGQVVVRDYYAELPIAVRVTGKYHDIGAFASDIAHLSRIVTLNNLSLAPTTKDASGMLALDATARTFRYLDSEEIQAQRKATEGKKK is encoded by the coding sequence ATGGCCAAGAAAGACAAACTTCCCTCTATCAATGTGGCCGAACTGGCGCAGCAAGTGCAGCGCCAGTTCACAAATTTGGATCCTAAGGATCCATCACTGTGGCCCATCATTCCGCGTGTATTTTTGTGCGCAATGATTGCGATTGGCGTCGCTGCCGCTTTGTGGTTCACTTTGCTGTCTGATTACGAAGTAGAACTGGAAGCGGAGCGTGCCAAGGAAGCAACCTTGCGAGACGATTACCAAAAGAAGCTACAAAAAGCGGTGAGCCTCGACTTGTTGAAGAAGCAGCGCGAGCAGATCCAGCAATACGTGATTCAACTGGAAAAGCAGCTGCCCAGCAAGGCGGAAATGGCAGCATTGCTTTCCGATATCAACCAAGCGGGCTTGGGTCGTAGCTTGCAATTTGAACTCTTCCGCCCTGGGCAAGTGGTTGTGCGTGACTATTATGCGGAATTGCCGATTGCCGTCCGGGTGACGGGTAAATACCATGACATTGGCGCTTTTGCCTCGGATATTGCCCATTTGTCACGCATCGTTACCCTCAATAACTTATCGCTGGCACCTACAACCAAAGATGCCTCGGGAATGCTGGCCTTGGACGCCACCGCACGCACCTTCCGATATTTGGATTCTGAAGAAATCCAAGCGCAGCGCAAAGCGACTGAGGGGAAGAAGAAATGA
- a CDS encoding PilN domain-containing protein, with amino-acid sequence MILINLLPHREAARKRRKEMFQATMFASFLVGLLIAGGIYSWFQAMIEQQQQRNNFLAGEIKVLEGQIKEIATIEDEITALRARQKAVEDLQSDRNLPVHLLNELVKQLPDGVYITSLKQTDQVVAMQGMAQSNERVSEMLRNLADNTPWISKPELVEIVAANVALTPRDQRRVASFNLRFRLMRTSEAQKAADAASAAGGGK; translated from the coding sequence GTGATCCTGATCAATCTGTTACCGCACCGCGAGGCCGCGCGCAAACGTCGCAAGGAGATGTTCCAGGCGACGATGTTTGCCTCTTTCCTGGTTGGCCTCTTGATTGCGGGAGGTATCTATTCATGGTTCCAGGCCATGATCGAGCAGCAGCAGCAGCGCAATAACTTTTTGGCGGGCGAGATCAAGGTCTTGGAAGGGCAGATCAAAGAGATTGCCACGATTGAGGACGAAATTACTGCGCTGCGTGCACGGCAAAAGGCGGTGGAGGATCTCCAGTCCGACCGCAACCTGCCCGTTCATTTGTTGAACGAACTTGTCAAGCAGTTGCCCGACGGTGTCTATATCACCAGCCTCAAGCAAACGGACCAAGTCGTTGCCATGCAGGGGATGGCCCAGTCGAACGAGCGCGTGTCAGAGATGCTGCGCAATCTTGCCGACAACACGCCATGGATTTCCAAGCCTGAACTGGTGGAGATCGTTGCTGCCAATGTCGCGTTGACGCCGCGCGACCAGCGTCGTGTCGCTTCCTTCAATCTGCGTTTTCGCCTGATGCGCACCAGTGAAGCGCAGAAAGCCGCCGATGCTGCCAGTGCTGCTGGCGGTGGCAAATAG
- a CDS encoding pilus assembly protein PilM, translating into MISMGTLFSRQPAPLLGIDISSSSVKLVELGRDKAGALVLERCAIEPLERGWITDGNIEKFDEVAEALRRLVKKSGTRTKNVALALPPSAVITKRISLPGGMTEQELEVQVESEANQYIPFSLEEVSLDFCVIGPTKNSPGDVDVIIAASRREKVQDRQGLAEAAGLKPVILDIESNAARLATGRLIEALPNKGVDALVALFEVGALTTSMQVMRNDEVLYDRDQAFGGAQLTQLIVRQYGFSTEEAEAKKRSGELPDDYQSAVLRPFVESLAQEIGRALQFFFTSTPYNRIDHIMLAGGSAPLAGLTEAVTQQTGFACSTINPFDGMEIGSGVRLKKMVREAPSYLTSCGLAMRRFLQ; encoded by the coding sequence TTGATCTCAATGGGGACTTTGTTCAGTCGCCAGCCCGCGCCGCTGCTGGGTATCGACATCAGCTCCTCAAGCGTCAAGCTGGTCGAGTTGGGGCGCGACAAGGCCGGTGCGCTGGTGCTTGAACGCTGTGCGATCGAGCCCTTGGAGCGCGGCTGGATCACGGATGGCAACATCGAAAAATTCGATGAAGTCGCAGAGGCGCTGCGTCGTCTGGTGAAGAAGAGCGGCACGCGCACCAAAAACGTCGCCTTGGCACTTCCGCCGTCTGCGGTCATCACCAAGCGCATTTCCTTGCCGGGTGGAATGACCGAGCAGGAACTCGAAGTCCAGGTCGAGTCCGAGGCCAACCAGTACATCCCTTTCTCGCTGGAGGAAGTGAGTCTGGATTTTTGCGTGATCGGGCCGACCAAGAACTCGCCTGGCGACGTCGATGTGATCATCGCAGCTTCGCGGCGTGAGAAAGTGCAAGACCGCCAGGGTCTGGCAGAGGCCGCGGGCCTGAAGCCAGTCATCCTGGATATTGAATCCAACGCAGCCCGGTTGGCCACGGGGCGCCTCATCGAGGCGCTGCCCAACAAGGGGGTGGATGCACTGGTGGCATTGTTCGAGGTTGGTGCACTGACCACAAGCATGCAGGTCATGCGCAATGACGAGGTGCTTTACGACAGAGACCAGGCTTTTGGGGGGGCGCAACTCACTCAACTCATCGTGCGCCAGTATGGTTTTTCCACGGAGGAGGCAGAAGCCAAGAAGCGCAGCGGAGAACTGCCAGACGACTACCAGTCGGCAGTGCTGCGTCCTTTTGTCGAGAGTCTGGCGCAGGAAATTGGCCGGGCGCTGCAGTTCTTCTTTACCAGCACACCGTACAACCGGATCGATCACATCATGCTCGCCGGAGGCTCGGCACCTTTGGCGGGTTTAACCGAAGCGGTGACCCAGCAAACTGGCTTTGCCTGCAGCACGATCAACCCGTTTGATGGCATGGAGATCGGCAGTGGTGTGCGGCTGAAAAAAATGGTACGTGAAGCGCCCTCATACCTCACGTCCTGTGGCTTGGCCATGCGGAGGTTCTTGCAGTGA
- a CDS encoding penicillin-binding protein 1A → MPPSQAPEKNTSARTKARTSWPRWLLKGLFWIAGLATAGALALALTIAVALAMAYPNLPDVSDLADYRPKLPMRVYSAEGALLGEFGEERRNLTPIDDIPQVMKDAVLAIEDSRFFEHGGVDYKGLLRAALANLGKAKSQGASTITMQVARNVYLSSEKTFTRKIYEILLTFKLEHLLTKNQILEIYMNQIYLGNRAYGFAAAAETYFGKPLKSISVAEAAMLAGLPKAPSAYNPISNPKRARARQLYIIERMEENGFITGLQAQEAKQENLKIRTNANSTRVHAEYVAEMARQLIFAQYGNEAYTRGLNVYTTLRASEQDVAYQALRRGIMDYERRQHYRGPEQFIQLPTSAEDAEDAIDDALANHPDNGDLLAAVVLDASPRRIMAARADGEQIEITGDGLKPAQSGLSDKAPPNIKIRRGAVIRVAKTVKNTWEITQLPQVEGAFIALDPRDGAIHALVGGFDFDKNKFNHVTQAWRQPGSSFKPFIYSAALEKGFTPATVVNDAPLFFDAGTTGGQAWEPKNYDGKYDGPMTLRTGLAKSKNMISIRVLQAVGPKTAQEWASRFGFDADKHPPYLTMALGAGSVTPMQMATAYSVFANGGYRVTPWLITRVTDHKGRALSEFTPPPLAEQPRAIDARNAFVMDSLLQEVTRAGTAARAQATLKRPDLYGKTGTTNDSVDAWFAGFQPTLTAVTWIGYDQPRNLGSRETGGGLSLPIWISFMEKALKGVPVAETAVPPGVVNVGGEWFYEEYARNAGVANLGLNDGGAAASGAAPGQVAPPAPEERNRILDLFRN, encoded by the coding sequence ATGCCCCCCTCTCAAGCCCCGGAAAAAAACACGTCAGCACGTACAAAAGCGCGCACCTCTTGGCCACGCTGGCTCCTCAAAGGCCTGTTCTGGATCGCGGGCTTGGCCACCGCAGGGGCCTTGGCACTGGCCCTCACTATCGCTGTGGCGTTGGCTATGGCATATCCGAATTTGCCCGATGTCTCCGACCTTGCAGACTACCGGCCCAAGCTGCCGATGCGCGTGTACTCCGCCGAAGGCGCACTGCTGGGCGAATTTGGCGAGGAGCGGCGCAACCTGACTCCGATCGATGACATCCCGCAGGTCATGAAGGATGCCGTGCTGGCGATCGAAGACTCCCGCTTCTTCGAGCACGGCGGGGTGGACTACAAAGGCCTGTTGCGTGCCGCGCTCGCCAACCTGGGCAAGGCCAAGAGCCAGGGCGCCTCCACCATCACCATGCAGGTGGCGCGGAATGTGTACCTTTCCTCAGAGAAAACATTCACGCGTAAAATTTACGAAATATTACTCACATTCAAACTCGAACATCTGCTTACGAAAAACCAGATCCTCGAGATTTACATGAACCAGATTTACCTGGGCAACCGCGCTTACGGGTTTGCCGCGGCAGCCGAAACGTATTTCGGCAAGCCGCTTAAATCCATCTCCGTTGCCGAGGCCGCCATGCTGGCGGGCCTGCCCAAGGCACCTTCCGCCTACAACCCCATCAGCAACCCCAAGCGCGCACGTGCGCGCCAGCTCTACATCATCGAACGGATGGAGGAAAACGGCTTCATCACCGGTCTGCAGGCACAGGAAGCCAAGCAGGAAAATCTCAAGATCCGCACCAATGCGAACAGCACGCGCGTGCATGCCGAGTACGTGGCCGAAATGGCGCGTCAGTTGATCTTTGCACAATACGGCAACGAGGCCTACACGCGCGGCCTCAACGTCTATACCACGCTGCGGGCAAGCGAGCAGGACGTTGCCTACCAAGCGCTGCGCCGGGGCATCATGGATTACGAGCGGCGCCAGCACTACCGCGGCCCGGAACAGTTCATCCAGTTGCCCACGTCGGCCGAGGACGCCGAGGATGCCATCGACGATGCCCTGGCCAACCACCCAGACAACGGCGACCTGCTGGCCGCGGTGGTGCTGGACGCCAGCCCGCGCAGGATCATGGCCGCGCGCGCCGACGGAGAACAGATCGAGATCACGGGCGATGGGCTCAAGCCTGCGCAGTCGGGCCTGAGCGACAAGGCGCCGCCCAACATCAAGATCCGGCGCGGTGCCGTGATCCGCGTGGCCAAGACCGTCAAGAACACGTGGGAAATCACGCAGCTTCCGCAGGTGGAGGGCGCGTTCATCGCGCTGGACCCACGCGACGGTGCGATCCATGCCCTGGTCGGTGGCTTCGACTTCGACAAGAACAAGTTCAACCATGTGACGCAAGCCTGGCGCCAACCGGGGTCGAGCTTCAAGCCCTTCATCTATTCCGCCGCCCTGGAGAAGGGCTTCACCCCCGCCACCGTGGTCAACGATGCCCCGCTGTTCTTCGATGCCGGCACGACCGGCGGTCAGGCCTGGGAGCCGAAGAACTACGACGGCAAGTACGACGGCCCCATGACCCTGCGCACCGGCCTGGCCAAATCGAAGAACATGATTTCGATCCGCGTCCTGCAGGCCGTAGGCCCGAAAACGGCGCAGGAATGGGCCAGCCGCTTCGGCTTCGACGCCGACAAGCACCCGCCCTACCTGACCATGGCGCTGGGCGCGGGCTCGGTCACGCCGATGCAGATGGCAACGGCCTATTCGGTGTTCGCCAACGGCGGCTACCGCGTCACCCCCTGGCTCATCACCCGTGTGACGGACCACAAGGGCCGGGCGCTTTCCGAGTTCACGCCACCACCGTTGGCCGAGCAGCCGCGCGCCATCGATGCACGCAACGCTTTCGTCATGGACAGCCTGCTGCAGGAAGTCACGCGCGCCGGCACCGCAGCCCGTGCCCAGGCCACGCTGAAGCGCCCGGACCTGTACGGCAAGACCGGAACGACGAACGACTCCGTGGATGCATGGTTTGCCGGCTTCCAGCCCACCCTGACGGCAGTGACCTGGATTGGCTACGACCAGCCACGCAATCTGGGCAGCCGCGAGACCGGCGGGGGGTTGAGCCTCCCCATCTGGATCAGCTTCATGGAAAAGGCCCTCAAAGGCGTTCCCGTGGCAGAAACCGCCGTGCCGCCTGGGGTGGTCAACGTAGGCGGTGAATGGTTCTATGAGGAATACGCCCGCAATGCAGGAGTCGCCAACCTGGGCCTAAACGATGGCGGGGCAGCGGCGAGTGGTGCCGCGCCTGGCCAGGTTGCCCCCCCGGCCCCCGAGGAGCGCAACCGTATTCTTGACCTGTTCCGCAACTGA
- the cyaY gene encoding iron donor protein CyaY codes for MTDLEFMDRAERLLLAVEQTCDRLNEETDADLDAQRSGGLVTLTFASRSQIVINLQKPLHEVWMAARSGGFHYRFDGQCWMDTKGAGEFFAHLSQCASEQAGQALVFTA; via the coding sequence ATGACCGACCTTGAATTCATGGACCGTGCCGAGCGACTGCTGCTGGCGGTGGAGCAGACATGCGACCGCCTCAACGAAGAAACCGACGCGGACCTGGATGCGCAGCGCTCGGGCGGCTTGGTCACCCTGACTTTCGCCAGCCGCAGCCAGATCGTGATCAATTTGCAAAAGCCGTTGCACGAGGTTTGGATGGCGGCACGTTCGGGCGGCTTTCACTACCGTTTCGATGGCCAGTGCTGGATGGATACCAAAGGGGCCGGCGAATTCTTTGCGCACCTGAGCCAATGCGCGAGCGAGCAAGCGGGACAGGCACTGGTTTTTACCGCCTGA
- a CDS encoding lipoprotein encodes MLRATQILVRALALAASAAALLAGCGQRGPLYLPTDPAANERASLPQSLTPASAPASKGSPPSADTP; translated from the coding sequence ATGTTGAGAGCCACCCAAATTTTAGTCAGGGCGCTTGCCCTTGCTGCCAGTGCGGCGGCCCTCCTCGCAGGCTGCGGGCAGCGCGGCCCGCTGTACCTGCCCACAGACCCCGCCGCGAACGAGCGCGCCAGCCTCCCGCAATCACTCACGCCTGCCAGCGCCCCCGCCTCCAAAGGCTCCCCTCCCTCTGCCGATACCCCATGA
- the lysA gene encoding diaminopimelate decarboxylase, which translates to MNAPLLPGHPHMAYRGTDLFCEQVRLADLAQAHGTPLYVYSKAAMLDALAAYQRGFAGRKVQICYAMKANSSLAVLQLFARAGCGFDIVSGGELARVLAAGGDASKVIFSGVGKTRAEMRQALAAGIGCFNVESEAELEVLNEVALDMGAQAPVSIRVNPNVDAKTHPYISTGLKGNKFGVAHERTLATYQRAAALPGLRVVGIDCHIGSQITEVSPYLDAVDRVLDLVQGIEAAGIAIHHIDFGGGLGITYNDETPPAADALWQQLLAKLDARGYGDRQLMIEPGRSLVGNAGVCLTEVLYLKPGEQKNFCIVDAAMNDLPRPAMYEAFHGIVPLHARSGATTTYDVVGPVCESGDWLGRDRALAVHSGDLLAVLSAGAYCASMASTYNTRGRAAEILVDGSQAVLIRPRESVADTFKNEILPS; encoded by the coding sequence ATGAACGCTCCCCTCCTGCCTGGCCATCCCCATATGGCCTACCGTGGCACAGACTTGTTTTGCGAGCAGGTTCGCCTCGCCGACCTGGCACAAGCCCATGGCACCCCGCTGTACGTGTACTCAAAGGCCGCCATGCTCGATGCGCTGGCGGCCTATCAGCGCGGCTTCGCCGGCCGCAAGGTGCAGATTTGCTATGCCATGAAGGCCAACTCCTCCCTGGCCGTACTGCAGCTCTTTGCGCGCGCGGGCTGCGGCTTCGACATCGTCTCAGGCGGAGAGCTGGCGCGCGTTCTGGCCGCAGGCGGTGATGCCAGCAAGGTGATCTTCTCTGGCGTCGGCAAGACACGCGCCGAAATGCGCCAAGCGCTTGCCGCAGGCATCGGCTGCTTCAACGTTGAGAGCGAAGCTGAGCTGGAAGTACTCAACGAGGTGGCGCTGGACATGGGCGCGCAGGCCCCCGTGAGCATCCGCGTCAATCCCAACGTCGATGCCAAGACCCACCCTTACATCTCCACCGGCCTCAAAGGCAACAAGTTCGGCGTGGCCCATGAGCGCACACTGGCTACCTACCAGCGTGCTGCTGCGCTGCCAGGCCTGCGTGTCGTGGGCATCGACTGCCACATCGGATCGCAAATCACCGAGGTCAGCCCCTACCTCGACGCCGTGGACCGCGTGTTGGATCTGGTGCAGGGTATCGAGGCAGCAGGTATCGCCATCCACCACATTGACTTTGGTGGTGGCTTGGGCATTACCTACAACGACGAAACTCCGCCGGCCGCCGATGCGCTCTGGCAACAGCTGCTGGCCAAGCTCGACGCACGCGGCTATGGCGACCGCCAGTTGATGATCGAGCCCGGCCGTTCCCTGGTGGGCAATGCCGGCGTTTGCCTGACCGAAGTGCTGTACCTCAAGCCGGGCGAACAAAAGAACTTCTGCATCGTGGATGCCGCCATGAACGACCTGCCGCGCCCCGCCATGTACGAGGCGTTCCATGGCATCGTTCCTCTGCATGCACGCTCTGGCGCCACCACCACCTACGACGTCGTCGGCCCCGTCTGCGAAAGTGGCGACTGGCTCGGGCGCGACCGCGCGCTCGCCGTGCACAGCGGCGATCTGCTGGCCGTGCTGTCCGCGGGCGCCTACTGCGCCTCCATGGCCAGCACCTACAACACCCGGGGCCGCGCGGCAGAGATTCTCGTTGACGGCAGCCAGGCGGTACTCATCCGCCCACGCGAAAGTGTGGCCGACACCTTCAAAAACGAGATACTGCCTTCGTGA
- a CDS encoding FprA family A-type flavoprotein: MAPIELYRDSNHACLMFTDLIEEDGQAIQANQFLIVDGDTGAVIDPGGNLAFNELFMGMGRYFSPQKLSYVIASHADPDIIASLDRWLTSTNATLVISRIWERFAPHFTKAGKTENRVIGVPDSGGHLPLGRHELVLLPAHFMHSEGNFHFYDPVSRILFTGDLGVSLTTGAEARVPVTDLAAHIPRMEGFHRRYMVSNKILRLWVRMARQLDIAMLVPQHGAPILGKPAINAFFDWLENLPCGIDLFDERAYQVPTGHIDPVTRQMRAPLRPAQAA; the protein is encoded by the coding sequence ATGGCCCCGATTGAGCTTTACCGCGACAGCAACCACGCCTGCCTGATGTTCACCGACCTCATTGAAGAGGACGGGCAGGCGATTCAGGCCAACCAGTTTCTTATCGTCGATGGCGACACCGGCGCCGTCATTGATCCGGGCGGCAACCTGGCATTCAACGAGTTGTTCATGGGCATGGGGCGCTACTTTTCGCCACAGAAGCTCTCGTACGTGATCGCCTCGCACGCGGACCCCGACATCATTGCCTCGCTCGACCGCTGGCTGACCAGCACCAACGCCACCCTGGTGATCTCGCGCATCTGGGAACGCTTTGCCCCCCACTTCACCAAAGCCGGCAAGACCGAGAACCGCGTGATCGGCGTGCCCGACAGCGGCGGTCACCTGCCCCTGGGGCGCCATGAACTGGTACTGTTGCCCGCGCACTTCATGCACTCGGAAGGCAATTTCCATTTCTATGACCCGGTCAGCCGCATCCTCTTCACCGGCGACCTGGGCGTGTCGCTCACCACCGGCGCCGAAGCGCGCGTGCCCGTGACGGACCTGGCGGCACATATCCCGCGCATGGAAGGCTTCCACCGCCGCTACATGGTCTCCAACAAGATTCTGCGGCTGTGGGTGCGCATGGCGCGGCAGCTCGACATTGCCATGCTCGTGCCACAGCACGGCGCGCCGATCCTGGGCAAGCCCGCCATCAACGCCTTCTTCGACTGGCTGGAAAACCTGCCATGCGGCATTGATCTGTTCGACGAGCGGGCTTACCAAGTCCCCACGGGCCACATCGACCCGGTAACGCGCCAGATGCGCGCGCCGCTGCGCCCGGCCCAGGCGGCCTGA